Proteins encoded in a region of the Paenibacillus sp. W2I17 genome:
- a CDS encoding iron ABC transporter permease, which yields MDNNRIFRRVGVILALFLLTISIGVPLLLIFWQSVYPDGQWDWMAPIRTITGHHLSGVLLNSVWLGICVVAVTTLLALPLAWMMAKTRMGEHRWVDVILMIPFMTPPYIGSMGWILFMQKGGYLQQWVPSSAGWSELFFSFWGMVLIMSLHLFPFLYLLLRDALIRIGGNLEEAGAVHGARAGYRFRRIILPLLLSSYGMGIMLVFVKTIAEFGTPATFGRKIGYYVMTSEIHKYISSWPIDFGKATSLASVLLSVCLVMWYMQSAMSRKFTYRLVGGKGQRSKRYSLRGGAGWLCGVYLAILLILSIGIPYFSIIAASTMKLRGSGIAFDNLTLDHYKELLSWGSVSMKAIGNSLGLSLAASTVAVIIGTGFALAIGRSSSFMQRVIDLFSLLPNTVPGIVMVVGLILFWNSPWMPVTLYNTYGMVVLTYVVLFLPYTVQYVKSSFTQIDGTLFQAGQVFGGKPLYILRRILIPLILPGMLAGWMMTFTIATRELVGSLLILPPSMQTSATYIFAQFEQGQVSLGMAMAVVTVGMTVLMLLGIELLNSKRKWNAS from the coding sequence ATGGACAACAACCGAATTTTTCGGAGAGTGGGCGTGATTCTGGCCCTCTTTCTGCTGACCATAAGCATTGGCGTGCCGCTCTTGCTGATCTTCTGGCAAAGTGTATATCCGGACGGGCAGTGGGATTGGATGGCTCCAATTCGCACGATTACAGGTCATCATCTATCAGGTGTATTGCTGAATTCCGTCTGGCTTGGTATCTGCGTTGTAGCAGTAACCACGCTGCTGGCGCTGCCGCTAGCCTGGATGATGGCGAAGACTCGGATGGGCGAGCATCGCTGGGTCGATGTAATCCTGATGATCCCGTTCATGACTCCGCCGTATATCGGCTCGATGGGCTGGATTCTGTTTATGCAAAAAGGGGGATATCTCCAGCAATGGGTGCCCTCATCTGCAGGCTGGAGTGAGCTGTTCTTCAGCTTCTGGGGCATGGTGCTCATTATGAGCTTGCACCTGTTCCCGTTCCTGTATCTGCTGCTTCGAGATGCATTGATCCGCATCGGTGGCAATCTGGAAGAAGCGGGAGCTGTGCACGGTGCACGTGCAGGGTACCGTTTTAGACGTATTATTTTACCCTTATTGTTGTCGTCTTACGGCATGGGGATCATGCTGGTCTTTGTCAAAACGATTGCGGAATTCGGAACACCGGCAACCTTCGGGCGCAAGATTGGCTATTATGTCATGACCTCCGAAATCCATAAGTACATCTCCAGTTGGCCGATTGACTTCGGTAAGGCGACTTCGCTGGCATCGGTGCTGCTGTCCGTCTGTCTGGTGATGTGGTATATGCAGTCTGCGATGAGTAGAAAGTTCACGTATCGTCTGGTCGGTGGCAAAGGGCAACGTTCAAAGCGATATTCTCTTCGTGGCGGAGCAGGATGGTTGTGCGGGGTGTATCTTGCCATCCTGTTGATCCTGTCGATAGGTATTCCGTATTTCTCCATCATCGCCGCTTCGACCATGAAGTTACGGGGATCGGGAATTGCTTTTGATAATCTGACCTTGGATCATTACAAAGAGCTGTTATCTTGGGGATCGGTGAGTATGAAGGCCATCGGGAACAGTCTGGGATTATCCCTCGCGGCTTCAACGGTCGCTGTTATTATCGGAACTGGATTTGCGCTCGCGATCGGCAGATCATCTTCATTCATGCAGCGTGTGATTGACTTGTTCAGTCTGTTGCCTAATACGGTGCCGGGTATCGTGATGGTCGTAGGTCTGATTCTTTTCTGGAACTCACCCTGGATGCCAGTCACGTTGTATAACACCTACGGCATGGTTGTGCTCACGTACGTTGTGCTCTTCTTGCCTTACACCGTGCAGTATGTAAAATCGAGCTTTACCCAGATTGACGGAACGTTGTTCCAGGCTGGGCAAGTGTTTGGCGGGAAGCCGCTGTATATTCTGCGGCGAATCCTGATCCCGCTGATCCTGCCCGGCATGTTGGCCGGCTGGATGATGACCTTTACGATTGCTACCCGGGAGCTGGTAGGTTCGTTGTTGATTCTTCCGCCGTCGATGCAGACGTCGGCTACGTATATTTTTGCCCAGTTTGAACAAGGTCAGGTATCACTTGGCATGGCGATGGCCGTTGTAACTGTAGGTATGACGGTGCTGATGCTGCTTGGAATCGAACTGCTGAATTCAAAGAGAAAGTGGAATGCATCATGA
- the murQ gene encoding N-acetylmuramic acid 6-phosphate etherase, producing MNHMLNSLITEQPNPLTDHIDELPSAEIMELINKEDQRIAELIQLLIPVIAQAADRILEAFQSGGRLFYVGAGTSGRLGILDASECPPTYGTPPSMVQGIIAGGFRAVKDPVEGAEDSEELGAADLDEHGLDKNDVVVGIAASGRTPYVLGAMRHAKEIGATVISLSNNAGTPMTLLADVSIEAVVGPEVVMGSTRMKAGSAQKMILNMLTTTAMIRLGKVYRNFMVDLNPSNEKLVHRAKRMIHLATGANEADIEEAFTGADGHVKTAIVMLMAGVDATEAQHRLHLADGFVRSAIAGPS from the coding sequence ATGAATCACATGCTGAATTCACTAATAACAGAACAACCCAATCCACTAACGGATCATATAGATGAATTGCCTTCGGCAGAAATTATGGAGCTAATTAATAAGGAAGATCAACGCATTGCGGAGCTCATTCAGCTCCTGATTCCGGTCATTGCTCAGGCTGCGGATCGGATCTTGGAGGCATTTCAGTCTGGCGGCAGGCTTTTTTATGTAGGCGCAGGTACCAGTGGAAGATTAGGAATACTTGACGCCTCGGAATGCCCGCCTACCTACGGAACCCCGCCCTCCATGGTGCAGGGTATTATTGCAGGGGGATTCCGGGCAGTAAAGGACCCGGTTGAAGGTGCTGAAGATAGTGAGGAGTTGGGAGCTGCGGACCTTGATGAACATGGCTTAGACAAAAACGATGTTGTGGTTGGCATTGCAGCCAGTGGACGAACGCCGTATGTGCTGGGTGCGATGAGACATGCCAAGGAGATTGGGGCTACGGTGATCAGCCTGAGTAATAATGCAGGCACGCCGATGACCCTGTTGGCTGATGTGAGCATTGAGGCTGTTGTCGGCCCAGAGGTTGTCATGGGTTCAACACGTATGAAGGCAGGCAGCGCCCAGAAAATGATTCTGAACATGCTCACGACTACCGCCATGATTCGTCTGGGCAAGGTTTACCGTAATTTCATGGTTGATCTGAACCCTTCGAACGAGAAGCTTGTCCATCGGGCCAAACGCATGATACATCTGGCAACCGGAGCGAATGAAGCCGATATTGAAGAGGCTTTTACCGGTGCAGACGGTCATGTAAAAACGGCAATCGTCATGCTGATGGCAGGCGTGGACGCAACGGAAGCCCAGCACAGGCTTCATCTGGCTGACGGATTTGTCCGTAGCGCCATTGCGGGGCCTTCCTGA
- a CDS encoding ABC transporter substrate-binding protein — translation MLGMNTRKKSAMLLLTAVMSISLFGCSTGNTTTGNAAQPAGEGNTAAAAETTKPAGGKLVLYSAGPQKLADNIVSGFTDKTGIEVEMFQGTTGKILARMEAEKSNPVADVVILASLPSAQALKADGLTMPYPDAANADKLNKDWSDAEGNYFSSSASALGIVYNTKLVSTPPTSWAELATPAWKDAVNIPDPTLSGSALDFITGYLSANGEKGWDLLSAYKANGVAMAGANQEALDPVITGAKSIVAAGVDYMAYSSKAKGEPLDIVYPEEGTVISPRPAAILKSSPNVENAKAFIDYLLSDEAQKLVADAYLIPGREDIEATNRANVKDIPQLKVDWNWMSEHGEETAARFSETFK, via the coding sequence ATGTTAGGGATGAACACACGGAAAAAGAGCGCAATGCTGTTATTAACTGCGGTAATGAGTATCAGTTTGTTCGGATGTAGTACAGGGAACACAACCACAGGCAATGCGGCACAACCCGCGGGTGAAGGAAACACTGCAGCGGCGGCGGAAACAACGAAACCGGCTGGCGGCAAGTTGGTATTGTACAGTGCTGGCCCACAGAAGTTGGCAGATAACATCGTGAGCGGATTTACGGACAAAACAGGTATCGAAGTCGAGATGTTCCAGGGAACAACAGGCAAAATTCTGGCTCGTATGGAAGCTGAGAAATCCAATCCGGTTGCAGACGTTGTGATCCTGGCCTCTTTACCTTCAGCACAGGCTCTGAAAGCCGATGGACTGACTATGCCTTACCCGGACGCAGCCAATGCAGACAAGCTGAACAAGGATTGGTCGGATGCAGAGGGCAACTATTTCAGCAGCAGTGCTTCCGCACTGGGTATTGTGTATAACACCAAACTGGTATCTACACCACCAACAAGTTGGGCCGAGCTGGCAACGCCTGCGTGGAAAGATGCAGTGAACATTCCAGACCCTACATTATCAGGTTCAGCACTCGACTTCATCACAGGATACCTGAGCGCGAACGGTGAAAAAGGTTGGGATCTGCTGAGTGCCTATAAAGCCAATGGTGTAGCGATGGCAGGCGCCAATCAGGAAGCACTTGATCCGGTCATTACAGGTGCCAAAAGCATCGTAGCGGCAGGTGTGGATTACATGGCGTATTCCTCCAAAGCAAAAGGTGAACCACTGGATATCGTATATCCTGAGGAAGGCACAGTAATCAGCCCAAGACCGGCAGCGATACTGAAATCCAGTCCGAATGTAGAGAATGCCAAAGCGTTCATTGACTACTTGTTGTCCGATGAAGCTCAGAAGCTCGTTGCAGATGCCTATCTGATTCCGGGCCGCGAAGACATTGAAGCGACTAACCGTGCCAATGTGAAGGATATTCCACAACTTAAAGTGGATTGGAACTGGATGAGTGAGCATGGCGAAGAGACTGCGGCTCGTTTCTCCGAGACTTTTAAATAA
- a CDS encoding N-acetylglucosamine kinase yields the protein MYVGVDGGGTNTDAAIISESGEILARLSGGPTNPHSVSTEQAISELQRVLEQLFNLISDLSTNCEGICLGMSGVDTIQERQLIAEAVNNYMKSLNRQASEGCQVWVVSEGEIALMASLGHTHGVLCISGTGSIVYGFTLEGERYRAGGWGHLLGDEGSGYRIGQRALQVVMQSYDGVLHPTRLTPLLLKNLNLRDISELKTRVYQTDWGKTETASIARLAIEAAELGDEAARALIIDEASQLADTAKALVARHPEFVSTPVVLSGSMFRYAALFRNTFIQKLSGYYGELDFVYREDAPAPAVGAAQLARKRRSLNESF from the coding sequence GTGTATGTAGGCGTAGATGGAGGCGGTACCAACACTGATGCAGCAATCATTTCTGAATCTGGTGAAATTCTCGCCCGACTCAGCGGCGGTCCCACGAATCCTCACAGCGTATCCACTGAACAGGCCATTTCCGAACTGCAACGAGTGCTGGAACAGCTATTTAATCTAATAAGTGATTTATCGACAAATTGTGAGGGTATATGCCTCGGTATGTCAGGTGTAGATACGATCCAAGAACGGCAACTTATAGCCGAAGCAGTAAATAACTATATGAAGAGTCTTAATCGACAGGCATCAGAAGGTTGTCAAGTCTGGGTTGTATCCGAAGGAGAGATTGCTCTGATGGCCTCTCTCGGACATACGCACGGTGTATTGTGTATCTCTGGAACAGGGTCCATCGTGTACGGATTTACGCTGGAAGGAGAGCGATACCGTGCAGGAGGCTGGGGTCATCTGCTTGGAGATGAGGGGAGCGGCTATCGTATTGGGCAGCGTGCACTCCAAGTGGTTATGCAGAGTTATGACGGTGTTCTTCATCCAACCCGCTTAACCCCTCTTCTTCTAAAGAATCTGAACCTTCGGGATATATCAGAGCTAAAGACGCGGGTGTATCAGACGGATTGGGGCAAAACCGAGACCGCATCCATCGCCCGTTTAGCTATAGAAGCAGCTGAACTCGGAGATGAGGCCGCCCGGGCACTGATCATCGACGAAGCCTCACAATTGGCGGATACCGCCAAGGCGCTGGTTGCCCGTCATCCCGAATTTGTATCCACTCCGGTTGTCCTGTCCGGATCAATGTTTCGATACGCTGCACTTTTCCGAAATACATTTATTCAGAAGTTATCAGGATATTATGGAGAGTTGGACTTTGTATATCGTGAAGATGCCCCCGCTCCAGCGGTTGGCGCAGCACAACTGGCAAGAAAACGCCGTTCCCTGAATGAATCATTTTAA
- a CDS encoding N-acetylmuramoyl-L-alanine amidase family protein: MKKTILLLFLSLFLLFLLPNQGNAAASTSKIFMDGEELVLPSDVQVTIINKNVMIPIRVVAENLKFKVDWNQQARTVKIQQDQQTISLTVDQKQAMVTDKQVTLNTAPQILNKTLVVPIRFVSEQMGLKVRWNNQDKIVYLTNTSKGPAIDPGNSSGKGDSTSNAQVTDIQFANNQLVLSTDGAVQPVVTTLKYPDRLVVDLPGATFGDISQPLDQGFNGKLDVSGYPNVTEVRYSLFKRDPAQVRIVVELNNVKDVQYIQNVIADKLIIDLNVAGDNVTPAPVTPVGDSGRKVVVIDPGHGGSDPGTISITNKPEKEYNLALAHKVQALLLNEPNIELVMTREGDTYPTRPERVQLANQLNADVFVSIHGNSVKSAPQATGTETYYYQRSNSKELANIIHQRLVKAMGLRDRGVKNGNLEVIRDTTMPAVLLEVGFLSNVLDEELMSSEVVQMKAAQAIADGIKEYLGL, from the coding sequence ATGAAGAAAACCATTTTACTACTGTTTTTGAGTCTGTTCTTACTCTTTTTGCTCCCTAATCAGGGAAATGCCGCTGCAAGCACGTCGAAAATCTTTATGGATGGAGAGGAATTAGTCCTCCCAAGTGATGTACAGGTGACGATCATCAATAAAAACGTGATGATCCCGATTCGTGTCGTTGCCGAAAATTTGAAATTCAAAGTCGATTGGAACCAACAAGCACGCACTGTAAAAATTCAGCAAGATCAACAGACGATTTCCCTAACCGTGGATCAAAAGCAAGCCATGGTTACTGACAAACAAGTCACTTTGAACACAGCCCCGCAAATTTTGAACAAAACGCTGGTGGTGCCCATTCGATTTGTCAGTGAACAAATGGGGCTTAAGGTAAGATGGAACAATCAAGACAAGATCGTATACTTAACAAACACCAGTAAGGGACCTGCTATCGACCCAGGCAACAGTTCTGGAAAAGGGGATTCAACGTCTAACGCCCAGGTTACCGATATCCAATTTGCCAATAATCAGCTCGTGTTATCCACGGATGGGGCCGTTCAGCCGGTAGTAACGACCCTCAAGTACCCTGATCGTTTGGTTGTGGACTTGCCCGGAGCCACATTTGGTGATATCTCCCAACCGCTGGATCAAGGATTCAATGGCAAGCTGGATGTGAGCGGTTATCCCAATGTGACGGAAGTGAGATATTCGCTGTTCAAACGAGATCCGGCGCAAGTTCGCATTGTCGTAGAATTGAATAATGTCAAGGATGTCCAGTACATCCAGAATGTGATTGCCGATAAACTGATTATTGATCTGAATGTAGCGGGAGACAATGTCACACCTGCTCCAGTCACTCCAGTAGGCGATTCAGGACGCAAGGTCGTGGTCATCGATCCAGGACACGGTGGCAGTGATCCAGGGACGATCAGCATCACGAATAAACCCGAAAAGGAATACAATCTGGCATTGGCTCACAAAGTACAAGCCCTGCTGCTCAATGAACCCAATATCGAATTGGTGATGACTCGTGAAGGTGATACCTATCCGACCCGCCCTGAGCGTGTTCAACTCGCCAATCAATTAAATGCAGATGTATTTGTATCTATCCATGGCAATAGTGTGAAGTCCGCCCCCCAAGCGACAGGTACGGAGACATATTATTATCAACGCAGTAACAGCAAGGAATTAGCCAATATCATTCATCAACGTTTGGTGAAAGCCATGGGTCTCAGAGATCGTGGTGTGAAAAATGGCAACTTGGAAGTAATCCGAGACACGACCATGCCTGCAGTACTTTTGGAAGTGGGATTCTTGAGTAATGTACTCGATGAAGAACTGATGTCGTCCGAAGTTGTTCAGATGAAAGCCGCTCAAGCGATAGCCGATGGAATCAAGGAGTATTTGGGCCTATAA
- a CDS encoding anhydro-N-acetylmuramic acid kinase produces the protein MDTGSYPMWEKYRLKQEHLVIGLMSGTSLDGTDAALVRIQTDMSGALQQIELVDFVCVPYSNGLRDVLIRLCSPETARVDELTAAHFGVSEWYAHSVTELMQSAGISTQQVDVISMHGQTVWHAPVASAFPGPTGASIDVVSTLQIGECAVVRERTGLPVIGNLRARDMAAGGEGAPLTPYADALMFRSPTEGRLVQNIGGIGNVTVLPSESSSEGISAFDTGPGNMVMDAIVRQATDGRQHYDPNGSIAAQGKVDQGLVDLCLEDEYFKRLPPKSTGREVYGTAYAVRLMEMAASRSLTLEDTLATATCLTAETIVRGVKDFILTKVQISAMLACGGGTSNATLMEMIRQRLPEDIRLERTTDYGIPDDAREAIGFALLGHEALMGRTNTLPAVTGAKHAVISGDLTL, from the coding sequence ATGGATACAGGCAGCTATCCGATGTGGGAGAAGTATCGTTTGAAGCAGGAGCATCTGGTCATCGGACTAATGTCAGGAACGTCACTTGATGGAACTGACGCGGCATTGGTGCGTATTCAAACCGATATGAGCGGGGCATTACAGCAGATCGAGCTGGTTGATTTCGTCTGTGTGCCGTATTCGAATGGATTGAGAGACGTACTGATCCGGTTATGTTCACCGGAGACGGCGCGTGTCGACGAGCTGACGGCCGCGCATTTTGGTGTATCGGAGTGGTATGCGCATAGTGTTACGGAACTGATGCAGTCTGCCGGTATTTCAACGCAGCAGGTGGATGTGATCAGCATGCATGGACAGACAGTATGGCATGCTCCTGTAGCATCTGCATTTCCAGGGCCAACGGGAGCAAGTATTGATGTGGTATCGACATTGCAGATCGGTGAATGTGCTGTTGTTCGAGAACGGACTGGACTGCCAGTGATTGGCAACCTGCGGGCAAGGGATATGGCGGCTGGTGGGGAAGGTGCCCCGCTTACGCCTTATGCGGATGCTCTGATGTTCCGCAGCCCGACGGAAGGACGGCTGGTGCAGAATATCGGCGGCATTGGAAATGTGACGGTGCTTCCCTCCGAGTCTTCTAGCGAAGGTATTTCGGCATTTGATACGGGACCAGGGAATATGGTGATGGACGCCATTGTGCGGCAGGCAACGGATGGGCGGCAGCATTATGATCCGAATGGAAGTATTGCCGCACAGGGGAAGGTCGATCAGGGTCTGGTAGACCTGTGTTTGGAGGATGAGTATTTCAAAAGACTTCCACCGAAAAGTACCGGGCGAGAAGTATATGGAACAGCGTATGCAGTGAGACTGATGGAGATGGCCGCATCACGTTCCTTAACGCTGGAAGACACGCTGGCTACTGCCACCTGTCTGACCGCGGAGACCATCGTGCGTGGAGTGAAGGATTTTATTCTGACCAAGGTGCAAATATCGGCCATGCTCGCGTGCGGTGGTGGCACTTCCAATGCCACGTTAATGGAGATGATCCGTCAGAGACTACCTGAGGATATCCGTTTGGAACGAACAACAGATTATGGTATACCCGATGATGCTCGGGAAGCCATTGGATTTGCTTTACTTGGCCATGAGGCACTTATGGGAAGAACTAATACACTCCCGGCCGTAACCGGCGCGAAACACGCCGTAATCTCAGGCGATCTCACACTCTAG
- a CDS encoding GerMN domain-containing protein, producing MNKKLGCALILSCLILIGVGCAQKPVSQSGSNEPAVQGGQVQAPNPSETEVDLGTMNTQVVDVYLADSQVLDLEKTEQEIEYKDDSEKYEKTFAALQTNTDSELVSLWEQVELLSVQYAEGTVTLDVHIPAEANLGTSGELLALEALTTTMFQFDEVNSLDILVDGEAVDSLMGHAELEHPIHREP from the coding sequence TTGAATAAGAAGCTAGGTTGTGCACTTATATTATCATGCTTGATCCTTATCGGAGTTGGATGCGCTCAGAAGCCAGTGAGCCAATCCGGTTCGAATGAACCTGCTGTTCAGGGAGGACAGGTGCAGGCACCAAACCCATCTGAAACGGAGGTGGATCTGGGCACAATGAATACACAAGTCGTCGATGTATATTTGGCAGATTCTCAGGTATTGGATCTGGAGAAAACAGAGCAGGAAATTGAATACAAGGATGATTCCGAAAAATATGAAAAAACATTTGCAGCGTTGCAAACGAACACTGATTCGGAGCTTGTTTCCCTCTGGGAGCAGGTGGAATTGCTCTCTGTCCAATATGCTGAGGGTACGGTGACTTTGGATGTTCATATACCCGCTGAAGCCAATCTTGGTACCAGTGGAGAACTGCTCGCATTGGAAGCTTTAACAACAACGATGTTTCAATTTGATGAAGTGAACAGCCTGGATATACTGGTGGATGGTGAAGCCGTTGATAGTTTGATGGGTCATGCCGAACTGGAGCACCCCATTCATCGCGAACCCTAA
- a CDS encoding MurR/RpiR family transcriptional regulator, with amino-acid sequence MKGGLVRLRALMDDLTPSERKIGAYILDHPQETVQSSVAQLSERSGGSPAAIIRLCKSLGVTGFQELKLKIAGDLQTSEPYQYTEIRPQDSMESIIQHVSTNNIQSVKDTVHILDPRLVEKAVDVLHQANRIFFYGVGASNLIALDAHYKFMRINRTSFSFADPHMQISSATTLREDDAVVCISYSGETSNVISCLKHAHDGGAATISITKWGSNTLSSMADVPLMITSTESDIRSGATSSRIAQLNVIDILYLAIASRDYNQSVEYLEKSRQAILEHK; translated from the coding sequence ATGAAAGGTGGACTTGTACGTTTACGTGCATTAATGGATGACTTGACCCCGTCCGAACGGAAGATCGGAGCTTATATTCTCGATCACCCGCAAGAAACTGTTCAATCCTCGGTGGCCCAGTTGTCTGAACGGAGTGGAGGCAGCCCAGCTGCCATTATCCGTCTCTGCAAATCACTGGGTGTAACGGGTTTTCAGGAGCTGAAGCTGAAGATTGCCGGAGATTTGCAGACGAGTGAGCCATATCAATATACAGAGATTCGTCCCCAGGACTCCATGGAGAGCATTATTCAACATGTGTCCACAAACAATATTCAGTCGGTGAAGGATACGGTTCATATTCTGGACCCACGTCTGGTAGAAAAAGCCGTGGACGTGCTTCATCAGGCGAACCGGATCTTTTTCTATGGAGTAGGGGCCTCCAACCTGATTGCGCTGGATGCACATTACAAGTTCATGCGAATCAATCGCACAAGCTTTTCGTTCGCCGATCCGCATATGCAGATTTCGTCCGCAACGACGCTTCGTGAAGATGATGCGGTGGTATGTATCTCGTATTCAGGGGAGACTTCGAACGTAATCTCCTGTCTCAAGCATGCTCATGATGGCGGTGCAGCGACAATCAGCATTACCAAGTGGGGCAGTAATACACTCAGTAGTATGGCGGATGTACCCCTGATGATTACTTCCACCGAAAGCGATATTCGGAGCGGAGCAACTTCGTCACGGATTGCACAGCTGAACGTGATCGATATTTTGTATCTAGCGATTGCCAGTCGGGATTACAACCAGTCGGTGGAGTATTTGGAGAAGAGCCGACAGGCTATTCTGGAGCACAAGTGA
- a CDS encoding MBL fold metallo-hydrolase — translation MIKLNIWGGAGEHGRSAYLLSGSQFRLLLDCGVKKEGTGEYPLIEPEIVPQLDAVLLSHAHEDHSVAIPLLYKMGYQGEVWTTRETRAQLRTYFANWRRFAERVGEKLPYDEADEQAIRYRYLEDEVVSQNWFEPIPEVKVMWGRSGHLAGSVWFGVEMEGKRIFYSGDYTSESMLLQEDCPAESFWQKSMLRENPVSDAPSSERWGMEELIAINSGQKAGEFITSQDQTSVASETSSSTLVSMEIPMKQGNFISNGADGAGRANRANIADVAAISSVGLVDLAIVDAAYGTDQDTQADKLEQLEQAIRHTIAQGGKVLLPMPVVGRGQEIILWAQQQFPAIPIVAEQGLVDGMKQLMHVPYWLREKGEHVIGGSLKDEIDGFLTGRGWYLPTTTQEREQLLEHHAASLWFIPDGMMQSSLARWYYSQLSDREENLILLTGHVAHGTFADKLLRVPDKYGVCDVRKIRYKVHQGWKDVERMLHQVPARHTVLVHADRAETDRLKEGLLRNSPSPGTVIHSLSAGDELYV, via the coding sequence ATGATCAAACTGAACATATGGGGCGGTGCAGGGGAACATGGACGTTCCGCCTATCTCCTGAGCGGGAGCCAGTTTCGGCTTTTGCTGGATTGTGGTGTGAAAAAAGAAGGTACGGGCGAGTATCCGCTGATTGAACCGGAGATTGTCCCGCAACTGGACGCGGTCCTGTTGTCCCACGCCCATGAGGATCATTCGGTCGCCATCCCTTTGCTGTATAAGATGGGCTACCAGGGTGAAGTGTGGACGACGAGAGAGACGAGGGCGCAGCTGCGTACGTATTTTGCCAACTGGCGAAGGTTTGCAGAACGTGTCGGAGAGAAACTCCCTTACGATGAAGCAGATGAGCAAGCTATTCGTTATCGGTATCTGGAAGATGAGGTCGTATCCCAAAACTGGTTCGAACCCATTCCCGAAGTAAAAGTGATGTGGGGCCGGAGTGGACATCTGGCTGGATCGGTATGGTTTGGGGTTGAAATGGAAGGCAAGCGGATTTTCTATTCCGGGGACTACACGTCCGAATCAATGCTTTTACAGGAGGATTGTCCAGCGGAGTCGTTCTGGCAGAAAAGCATGCTTCGTGAGAATCCTGTGTCCGATGCTCCGAGCAGCGAGCGGTGGGGTATGGAGGAACTAATCGCTATAAACAGTGGGCAAAAGGCTGGAGAATTCATAACGTCACAAGATCAGACATCTGTTGCATCAGAGACATCGTCAAGCACACTCGTATCCATGGAGATACCTATGAAGCAGGGAAATTTCATATCGAACGGAGCAGATGGAGCAGGCAGAGCAAACAGAGCAAACATAGCAGACGTAGCAGCAATATCTTCCGTCGGGTTGGTGGATCTGGCGATCGTTGATGCTGCCTACGGTACGGACCAAGATACACAGGCTGACAAACTGGAACAGCTGGAACAAGCCATTCGCCACACGATTGCTCAAGGTGGAAAGGTGCTCTTACCCATGCCTGTCGTAGGGCGTGGACAGGAGATCATACTGTGGGCACAGCAACAATTTCCGGCTATTCCAATCGTAGCGGAACAAGGACTTGTAGACGGCATGAAGCAGCTTATGCATGTTCCGTATTGGTTGAGGGAGAAGGGAGAGCATGTCATCGGAGGTTCGTTGAAAGACGAAATTGATGGCTTTCTGACCGGACGAGGATGGTATCTGCCTACGACCACCCAAGAGCGGGAACAACTGTTGGAACATCATGCTGCTTCGCTATGGTTTATTCCGGACGGCATGATGCAGTCCTCGCTTGCCCGTTGGTATTATAGTCAATTATCGGACAGGGAGGAGAATCTGATTCTGCTTACCGGGCATGTTGCTCATGGTACATTTGCTGATAAGTTGCTACGGGTTCCTGACAAGTATGGAGTGTGTGATGTGCGGAAAATACGTTATAAAGTGCATCAGGGCTGGAAGGATGTTGAACGGATGCTGCATCAGGTTCCAGCAAGGCATACGGTCCTTGTGCATGCTGACCGGGCAGAGACGGACAGATTAAAAGAAGGTTTGCTCAGAAATAGCCCGTCACCGGGAACAGTTATACATTCACTGTCTGCTGGTGACGAGCTATATGTGTGA